Within Mucilaginibacter inviolabilis, the genomic segment GATTAACAATGATTCACTTGAATTTAACATGAGTATAAATGATATTAATACTGCTTCTAAAATAGAGACAGACTATTATACATTTAAGATAACGGGCCACAAGACCAGGCTTATTATCCCATTGTCAACTTTTTTAAATTATGGAAGGATTTCCTTAATGGACAATAGATTAGAGGCATTGCGGGATATTAACCACGCCAATAATTTATTTATTTTTCAATCGGGAGATACCGTCGAATTACACTTAACAAACAAAAAAAATCAGGCCTATTTCTTAGGAAAAGACGCTGACAAGTATAATTGCATGTATCGTATCGGCAATAATAATCATCCTAATAACATCAAAAAATTTAATCTGTTCCTAAAAGATAAAAATTACGAAAGCGCATACAATTACTGTAAATATCAAAGAGACTCCTTATATAATGTGCAATTAAATATTTTAGATAATTATAAAACAAAACTAAGCACTAAAGTATTTCAGTTGATCAAAATTGATTGTTGGAGTCAGAATAATCAACGTGTTATTGATCAATGCTCTGTACCTTTTATGATTGAAGGCCAAGCTGATTTTCGTGATGCCGCAAAGAAAATATTTTTTAAATATTATTCAAGCTATAATACTTCTCCATCTGATAATGACTCTTTATTGCTAAAATCTTATAACTATTGCGATTTTTTAATTGCCAAAGAAGTAGCATTTGCTCGGCTTTCTAAGACAGAAAACCCCAAAAACGATGATGTTAATTTTAAAAAGATTAATGACGAAATAAACTCACATTATAGAGTAGGGATAATTAAAGATAAAATTAAGCTTTTAGCCTTTTTAAATATTGACAGATCCAAACAGGGTGACTTTATTAACTGTATCGACGAAGCAATAGATGAGGCAAAAGTTGGACGCATCCAATTTGCCCTATCGCAAATTAAGAATGCTAACGAATTAGGGGCAAATGCATATCCCTTCAAATTTCCTGATAAAGATGGTAAGGAAATTTCATTAAATAATTTCAAGGGTAAATTAATTATAATCGATTTTTGGTTCACTGGTTGTCATGGATGTCTCGGTATGGCAGAAGCTTTGAAACCCATTATAGAATCTTACAAATCCAATCCTCATATAGCATTTGTATCAATAAGTATTGACAGAGACAAAAATTTATGGATAAAAAGTTTAAAAGAAGAAATGTACAGTAGTAAATATGAAATAAATTTATTAGAAGGGATGAATGGTCACTCTTCTTTTGTTAAAAATTATAACATAGACTCATATCCAACATTGCTAATAATTTCAAAACAAGGAAAAATAATTACTACCAGTCCTCCAGATCCACGGACTGATAAAACTTCTTTCATCGATTTTTTAACCCAACACTTGTAAAAAAAGCTTAGGTTATAAATTTATAACCTAAGCTTTTTTATATTTAATATAAGGCTGCGCTTGATCCTGATGCCGGACTTAACCAACCATTTGAAACATAATCGTCAATATCGTCGGCCGAATAGGAGGATTGATCCGGTATATTAGCCTTGCCGGTTGTTGTTACAGAATAAGCGCACTGCCTGGTTGCGGTGCTGTGACACATCCCTGTATTTACAGCGCTCTGTTCGGTAAAATTATCTAAGGTCGGTTGAACAATAAAATTGTCAACTATCAATCCGGCCTTTAAAGCCTTTGATACTCTAACGTAATTATTACTTTTTGCGCTTGTGAATGCGCTAAAACCGATTGCCATTGCACCTACCAATAGGCCAAAGGCGATTTTTTTAAAATTTTTCATTTCCTTTTAATTTTTGAAGTTTTATATAAATGCATTAGCCAGAGAGCAAATATTGCTAATCCTATGAATGCAAGATTGAACCATATATGCTGGCCCCAGCTTAATTTTTCGATGGCACCCCCACAGTGACATGGTAAGTCTTTCTCCCAAGTCATCGCGCTGATGATATAGATCGTAAACGACGACATCGCTGCAATAAAGCCATAAAGTCCGGCTTTGGCAGTTCGCGGGATTAATAACAACAAAGCGACTAAAATCTCAACAACCGGAACGGCAAAAGAAATGAATACAGCGAAACCACTGATGAGGTGTACTCTTGTCAGGCCCGCGAGGAAACGGGCATGATCGACTATTTTGGCGTAAGCGGTATAAAGGAATAACGCCATGCATAACCAGCAAATGGCAGTTATTATTTTTTCCTTCGTCGATGTCGGAACCTGAAATTTTGTATCGTTTGTAATGATGCTTTCCATAACTGTAAATATTGGGCCATCTGTCTAATTCGTAACTTTAGTTACAGGCGGGTACATAACCTGCCGATGATTTGAAAACTCTTTGTCACTAAATGATCCTTTCTTTTTTGTATTACCGTTTTCAGGTAAGCGGTTAAGTATTTAATTCAGGGTTATCGGGGTTTGTAACTAAGAGTTAAAGTTACACGCACCTGTTGTGAATACCACTACACCTATGTGGCGAAATGATTTAACATAGGTTATTCAGAAAGTTAACACAGGTTAAGCCCTAAACGGAGAACCCGTTTTTTGGATAGCCTTTTGCCTTGATCAGACGGCTGAGCGACTGCGGAGCGATGTCGATATAAGAGGCAATAATTCTTTTGGTGATCTTTAATTCTATTTTCGGATAATGTTTCAAAACCTGTTGGTACCGTTCCCATGCGGATAAACTAACCAGGTCGTGGCTTCTTTTGGCAAAATGAGCACTGTAGTAAGAAGTCATACGGAAGGTGAATGCCTCCGCATAGGGAAATGATTGATAGAGGTCGTCCAACTGTTGACGGGAGATAAAAAGCAGGCTGCTTCCCGCCATTACTTCTATATTAATGCCGGATGGCATTTTCTCAAAAAAACCGGATGGATCGGTAACGATGGAAAGCTCATCCCAAAGGATTACCGTACGCTCCTGACCCGTCTCCCTATCATAATAGTAACCTCTCGCAAAACCCTTCTCTAAAAAATAAATATACAGAGCCTCTTGTCCCTCGCTAAGTAAAAGTTGATTGCGCTGATGATAACTATGTCCGATAACACTATCCAGATATGCCATTAATCTCTGACGTTCATCCTGGTCTGATAATGCCGCCGGCAGATTTTTTACATTAAATAAATGTTTATATAATTCCTCTGCTGCCATGGTCCTGATCTTAAATCCAATACTTACTACCGCTATCGCGATGGCTAAATTTGTGGTCAAAATTAGTTTGGATATTGAATGCTGTAAATGCTCAGATCGGGTATTTATTCTTATTAAATAGTATTAGTTTTCATGACAAACCGTTTAAGTTACCGAACTGTGGTGACTCTGCAATTTGTAAATCAATGCTGCTCGATTTTTTACAGCTGCTTTGCGATAGGCATTTTGAATATGCTTTTTAACCGTGTTTTCTGAAATAGACATCAGATCAGCGATCTCTTTATTACTCCGCCCCTTGTATAAATGTTGAATGATCAGGATCTCCATTTTGGTAAGATCAAAATGTAAGCAGTTAGCCTGAAATAGATATGGATTTGTTTCTCCAATTGTGATCGCGTTTTCCTCCAGATATTCCAACATAGCACGCTTTGCAGATTGATAAAAGAATATAATCGTAATAACAAAGAAACCCAAATTGGCGCATAAGCTTTGTACAACCTGCCCAACTTCCAGCCAGGCAAATACGGTCATAGGTACCCAAGGCAAGATGGCGCAGTAGACACTTATCTCTTCTAAATAAAAATGATCATTTCTATTCTGCCGATACCGGATCCTGATTGCACGGAAAATGACCCAAAGTAATACGAGGGAATAAGCGAAAGGCAAAATAACACCGTAACTGACGTCTTTTTTAAGTTCGCCGTTGATAGTGTACATAATAACAAAGAATAGCATATAAGGTAATATCAAAAACAGCGGCACTCCATAAAGAACATGCTTCCGCAAGACTGTAAGATCAAATTCCTTGTAAAAATAAAACGGGAAATAGGATATAATGATAAACGTGGTACCATAAGCGATCATATTCTGGGTTTTAACCGGTAAAGCGATATTGGGATCAGGAAAAAGTCCGTTGGTTACATTATACAGTAACAGTAAAAGCAACAACATAATATACCATCCCCTGTGCCTGTCGCGTAAACGGTAAAAATATCTCGCCATCTGCCAGATAAACATGCAAAACTCCAGTAAGATGAAGCTGAAAGTCACAATATGTATTTGTGTTCCTCGGATAAGCATAGGCCTATATAATTAAACTGGTTCAAGTTATTAGGAACAAAATATTCCCGAAATTTCACTGCGCTTCCGCCACTCAATTTCCCCACTAACAGAATTAACATGCTGATCCGTCTAAACTTTTAACGTTTATTCCTGATCAGCCGACCAGCTTTAATTATTTGAGTAGATGTAAAAAATATCCGCGGCAGCCTGCTGCTCATCGTATCATAACACAATAGCTCACCTTATTTGGTGCGTGTTAATCTGCAATTTCACATAGGTTAATCAAGCCGCTCTAAATTAATCATAGTTTAAGCCAACTTTCTTTACTCCGGATGGGAATATCGCCCGAATTTCCCCCTTTCCGTACCGAAAAAAAAGGGCTGTGACATGCTTCTGACAAATTCTTATTTGAGCGCCGACAATTTTTTTGAAAAATCAGTCAATAATTTTAATCAATAGATAAATTATTCCCATGACTAAATGAAATCAATTTAATCCTGTAAACCTTCTTTTCTATCCTGAAAATTAACCGATCTATAAAATTTCGAAAGTAGAAAAACAAATGCATCATTTCTTTGAGCCTGATAAATTAAGAATTAAGCAGTTAGCTAATGAAAAATCCGATTAAATTAAGTTTGCTAAGCTATGCACTCTGCAGGAGCCCGGCATTTAGCTCCCAGGATGAATTAGGGGAAAAATGGAATGAGTTGAAAAAAATGATCAGGCTTACTTCACCTTCGTTTTACAAATTGATAAAAGATTACGACAAGAACGATCTTAAGGCTCTAAGCAGCAAGATGGGTTTTACGGTTTGGAAGTATTTTAATCGCACGAAATTCAGACCTACGCCATTTGGGAAATTTGCAGCCATTTCTCTGGTCCCAGTCTCTGCATCACCAGGACTGCCAATTGTGTTAGCAAAGAACTTGTCTGTACATCATTTCATTGACTGGCAGGCAATTACTGAACTTACGATTGATCGTACAACACAGGCCGTTAATGCCCAATGGTTCATTTCCAATTCAACCGTTTATACGGTTGCCCAAAGCATTCGGTACATCCGCGTTAAGGATGGTTTTTTCGAGTTAGCATCGGTTTCGCATTTTGATGAATTAGTAGTGTTACTGGATACTTGCCGGACAAAAACATCACGCATGATCATTTATGAGAAAATGGCCATTGCCTTTAATATGTCAGCGCACCAGGTTACCTCGCTGCTTGCGCAAATGCTCTCGCTTCAACTTTTATTTACAGAAGATACGGTTAATATTACAGGACAAGACTATTTTCAAAGAACAGGTATTCGTGGTAAAAGCGGGTTTTGCTCGTACATGATAACCGAAAGAAAGTGGTTGTCAGGAGCATTAGACGCTCAGGCTATGCGCGAACTACCCCAGGCTCTAAACTTTCTGTCTAAATATTTGCCAGATATCGAAAACAAAGACTTAACTAATTTTCGCATAGCCTTCTTAAAAAAATTTGAAAATACAGTAGTGCCTTTAATGACCGCGTTAGATTCAGAGATTGGCATTGGATATGCAAGCCTCGGTGAGCAACAAGCGGATTTTCAAATAAAGGAAATCTTAAAGGATCTAAGGGGCGATGACAAAGATGAACAACATATTTTGTATTCCGGATTAAACCGCTTTCTGATAGCCCAATTGATGAAAGGCGGCACGATTAGACTGGATGAGTATAAAAATGAAGCCGAATTATCCGCATTGCCTTTGCCTAACACGTTGAGTATTTTATTACGTTTTTGGAAAAACCAGCCTATTATTGAAAACGCGGGCGGTTGCACTGCGAACGCTTTGTTGGGCAGGTTTACGATAGCCAATGAAAAACTTGAACATTTCGGCAGAGAGATAGCAGAAATCGAAATAAATGCAAACCCCGAAATCCTGTTTTTTGATGTGGCGTATCAACTCGAAAAGAAGGTTGACAACGTAAACCGACGAAAACAGTTATATGCATATGAATTGCCGTTAATGAGTTGGTCATGCAGCGAAGAGCCATTGTCTGTAGACGACATCTACGTTACGGTCCGCGGTTCCGAGATTATTCTCTGGTCGAAAAAATACCATAAGAGAATGATGCCACGAGTGCCTTCAGCCTATAACTACACACGTTCCGATCTTTCCATATTCAGGTTTCTTTGTGACCTGCAACATCATCAAATCAAGTCAGATCTGAATATGAAATTGTCATATATTTTTCCAGGTCTTAATCACTATCCCCGCGTTTGCTATAAAAATATAATCATTGCGCCCGCAAGTTGGAAACTTCCGGCTGAACTTTTGCATTCCATGGATTCAGAAACCGAGGTGACACGTCGGGTGAAATTAATAGAGTGGTTGCAAGGGTTGGCAATAAACTTTCCTTTTACATCTGGTAATCATGACCAGATTCTCACTTTCGATCCCGCTGATTCTACTGATATGGATGCATTCGTATCTTATTGCCTTCAATCTAAGGATCAGTCTATTTATATTTCTGAGGCATTAATTTCGGACTATGATTTACAAATAGCTGATGAACACAAAAAGCATATCGCGCAATTTATTGTCAGCTATAAACATGACCACCCTATATATAATCCCTTTAAAGTAAATATTCCAGAAAACAGGTCAGACGCGGCTCAATTCTTTTCTCCGGGCGGGAAATGGTTATATTTTGAAATATACTGTCATCCGGCTCGGTCGAATGAAATACTGATCAGCAGGCTGAACTTATTATTGGCTGAAATTAAACAACAGCTTTGCAAATGGTTCTTTGTCAGATATGATGAGCCGAAGCCTCACTTGCGAGTGAGACTGCAGTTGAAAGATATTTCAGAAGGTTATGACATTATGGGTAAACTACGGCTTTTGCTCGAACCTTATCTTATAAGTGGTTTGGTTTCTGATATCCAGGTTAAGACATATTTTCAGGAAACTTTACGGTATGGTCGTGAGCGGATCAGTGTTGTGGAAAATCTGTTTTTTAAGGATAGCAAATATGTACTTAGGCTATTGGCAAAAAACAAAAGCACAGATGAGCTTTATCTATTAACACTGGTATTGATGAATAATGTCATTAAAGCAACTTTTGAAGACTTTACCGAACAGCTCAAATTTGTTAAAACAATGGCCGATAGTTACGGGACCGAGCTGAAACTGTGTGCGGCGAATTTTAAGTTGCTAAATCAGCGGTTTGAGGCACTTAAGCGCATGTTACATACGGCCGATATACAAGTGCCCAGTGAAATTTATCGCGCATATCACAAATTGTTAGGCAAAACAAGCGGCATTACGGACAAGCAAAATTTATTGGCAGACATATTTCATATGCATGTTAATCGCCTCTTTATATCGAATCAACGCACGCATGAAGGTTTTTTATACCAATTTTTAGGTAAACTACTGGTTAGCCAACACTCGCAACCAGCTTCGGTAGCGGAATGTTAAGCTGTAAATAGAAGTGATTGGTCGAGTCCACGCGGTAGTCAAAGACGAGATCTGCACCGTAGGAAAACCTTAATCTCTGTTCGATATTTTTCAGCCCTGTATGTGAACCTGTTTCTGCTGAATTTGTGGAAACCAGGTTGTAAGTATTGATATAAAAAAAATCTTCGTCCAGATAGATATTGATAACAGCCTCATCGGCGGAGACATTGAGGTTGCCGTGCTTAAATATATTTTCAACTAACGTTAATAAAACTAAAGGGATCAACCGGATCTTTTTGATCTTTTCGTCATAATTTAATCTGAAACAAAGGTTATGGTTTCTTCTCATTTGGTTTAAATAGATTAAATTTTCAGCTTGTTCTATTTCGTCACCCAGATAAATATAGTCCCCCATTTTATCTGAGTCAACCGCATACCTCATCATCTCTGTTAACACGATCACCGCGTCGGCCGCAATCGGTGACGAATCATCAATGCTGTGATAAATAAAATCAAGCGTGTTAAAAAGAAAATGTGGATTAATCTGCGCTTTCAAAAATGCGTTTTGCGCTTTAGTCAGCTCCTGTTCCGCTTTCTGACTATTTATGATATCATTTAAATGTTGTTTTTC encodes:
- a CDS encoding response regulator transcription factor translates to MLIRGTQIHIVTFSFILLEFCMFIWQMARYFYRLRDRHRGWYIMLLLLLLLYNVTNGLFPDPNIALPVKTQNMIAYGTTFIIISYFPFYFYKEFDLTVLRKHVLYGVPLFLILPYMLFFVIMYTINGELKKDVSYGVILPFAYSLVLLWVIFRAIRIRYRQNRNDHFYLEEISVYCAILPWVPMTVFAWLEVGQVVQSLCANLGFFVITIIFFYQSAKRAMLEYLEENAITIGETNPYLFQANCLHFDLTKMEILIIQHLYKGRSNKEIADLMSISENTVKKHIQNAYRKAAVKNRAALIYKLQSHHSSVT
- a CDS encoding TlpA family protein disulfide reductase, producing the protein MKILYRYFLIIGIIISYITFTVNSALARKKNHNLFTVVDVIVEAPIMINNDSLEFNMSINDINTASKIETDYYTFKITGHKTRLIIPLSTFLNYGRISLMDNRLEALRDINHANNLFIFQSGDTVELHLTNKKNQAYFLGKDADKYNCMYRIGNNNHPNNIKKFNLFLKDKNYESAYNYCKYQRDSLYNVQLNILDNYKTKLSTKVFQLIKIDCWSQNNQRVIDQCSVPFMIEGQADFRDAAKKIFFKYYSSYNTSPSDNDSLLLKSYNYCDFLIAKEVAFARLSKTENPKNDDVNFKKINDEINSHYRVGIIKDKIKLLAFLNIDRSKQGDFINCIDEAIDEAKVGRIQFALSQIKNANELGANAYPFKFPDKDGKEISLNNFKGKLIIIDFWFTGCHGCLGMAEALKPIIESYKSNPHIAFVSISIDRDKNLWIKSLKEEMYSSKYEINLLEGMNGHSSFVKNYNIDSYPTLLIISKQGKIITTSPPDPRTDKTSFIDFLTQHL
- a CDS encoding lantibiotic dehydratase, which produces MKNPIKLSLLSYALCRSPAFSSQDELGEKWNELKKMIRLTSPSFYKLIKDYDKNDLKALSSKMGFTVWKYFNRTKFRPTPFGKFAAISLVPVSASPGLPIVLAKNLSVHHFIDWQAITELTIDRTTQAVNAQWFISNSTVYTVAQSIRYIRVKDGFFELASVSHFDELVVLLDTCRTKTSRMIIYEKMAIAFNMSAHQVTSLLAQMLSLQLLFTEDTVNITGQDYFQRTGIRGKSGFCSYMITERKWLSGALDAQAMRELPQALNFLSKYLPDIENKDLTNFRIAFLKKFENTVVPLMTALDSEIGIGYASLGEQQADFQIKEILKDLRGDDKDEQHILYSGLNRFLIAQLMKGGTIRLDEYKNEAELSALPLPNTLSILLRFWKNQPIIENAGGCTANALLGRFTIANEKLEHFGREIAEIEINANPEILFFDVAYQLEKKVDNVNRRKQLYAYELPLMSWSCSEEPLSVDDIYVTVRGSEIILWSKKYHKRMMPRVPSAYNYTRSDLSIFRFLCDLQHHQIKSDLNMKLSYIFPGLNHYPRVCYKNIIIAPASWKLPAELLHSMDSETEVTRRVKLIEWLQGLAINFPFTSGNHDQILTFDPADSTDMDAFVSYCLQSKDQSIYISEALISDYDLQIADEHKKHIAQFIVSYKHDHPIYNPFKVNIPENRSDAAQFFSPGGKWLYFEIYCHPARSNEILISRLNLLLAEIKQQLCKWFFVRYDEPKPHLRVRLQLKDISEGYDIMGKLRLLLEPYLISGLVSDIQVKTYFQETLRYGRERISVVENLFFKDSKYVLRLLAKNKSTDELYLLTLVLMNNVIKATFEDFTEQLKFVKTMADSYGTELKLCAANFKLLNQRFEALKRMLHTADIQVPSEIYRAYHKLLGKTSGITDKQNLLADIFHMHVNRLFISNQRTHEGFLYQFLGKLLVSQHSQPASVAEC
- a CDS encoding Crp/Fnr family transcriptional regulator, which translates into the protein MTTNLAIAIAVVSIGFKIRTMAAEELYKHLFNVKNLPAALSDQDERQRLMAYLDSVIGHSYHQRNQLLLSEGQEALYIYFLEKGFARGYYYDRETGQERTVILWDELSIVTDPSGFFEKMPSGINIEVMAGSSLLFISRQQLDDLYQSFPYAEAFTFRMTSYYSAHFAKRSHDLVSLSAWERYQQVLKHYPKIELKITKRIIASYIDIAPQSLSRLIKAKGYPKNGFSV
- a CDS encoding MauE/DoxX family redox-associated membrane protein, whose protein sequence is MESIITNDTKFQVPTSTKEKIITAICWLCMALFLYTAYAKIVDHARFLAGLTRVHLISGFAVFISFAVPVVEILVALLLLIPRTAKAGLYGFIAAMSSFTIYIISAMTWEKDLPCHCGGAIEKLSWGQHIWFNLAFIGLAIFALWLMHLYKTSKIKRK
- a CDS encoding sensor histidine kinase gives rise to the protein MAAIILFYIHAELFFPWALRLKKYIVWRIPLVILEIAGFVVISFCIDKLLILNGVVHSETSFHLSWVYVFSMLYRGGYFLGFSTGYYYLITYSKEKIKTNELEKQHLNDIINSQKAEQELTKAQNAFLKAQINPHFLFNTLDFIYHSIDDSSPIAADAVIVLTEMMRYAVDSDKMGDYIYLGDEIEQAENLIYLNQMRRNHNLCFRLNYDEKIKKIRLIPLVLLTLVENIFKHGNLNVSADEAVINIYLDEDFFYINTYNLVSTNSAETGSHTGLKNIEQRLRFSYGADLVFDYRVDSTNHFYLQLNIPLPKLVASVG